Proteins from a genomic interval of Paenibacillus sp. FSL H8-0048:
- a CDS encoding RNA polymerase sigma factor: MQLTVPGEADERSLMIEQAVEAVKAGDKQSYEIIIKRFQRQIYTYCFYILKDHTETEDAVQEIFIRAYANLHRYGSSTSFSAWLYKMAYHHLINLKKQQSRWLRLVEHYKDQQRQEQVPPGESVTSELMACLTTEERHILLLKAVEQYTFEEISGIMGIKANTVRKKYERLRKKLLERAGQKGARMHGTISGANKTS; this comes from the coding sequence GTGCAATTAACCGTCCCCGGGGAAGCGGACGAACGAAGCTTAATGATCGAGCAGGCTGTAGAGGCTGTGAAGGCTGGAGACAAGCAGTCGTACGAAATCATTATTAAGCGGTTTCAACGCCAGATTTATACCTATTGCTTCTATATTCTCAAAGACCATACCGAAACAGAAGATGCCGTTCAGGAAATCTTCATCCGCGCCTATGCGAACCTTCACCGCTATGGCAGCAGCACTTCCTTCTCAGCCTGGCTGTACAAGATGGCTTACCACCATCTAATCAATTTGAAGAAACAACAAAGCCGCTGGCTTAGATTAGTAGAGCATTACAAGGATCAGCAGCGGCAGGAGCAGGTCCCGCCAGGTGAATCGGTAACCTCCGAGCTAATGGCCTGTCTGACCACAGAGGAGCGTCACATCCTGCTGCTGAAGGCGGTAGAGCAGTATACCTTCGAGGAGATCAGCGGGATTATGGGGATCAAGGCCAACACAGTCCGCAAAAAATACGAACGGCTGCGCAAAAAACTGCTGGAGCGTGCCGGCCAAAAAGGAGCGAGGATGCATGGAACAATATCGGGAGCGAACAAGACATCCTGA
- a CDS encoding DUF4179 domain-containing protein yields the protein MEQYRERTRHPEMDAIEQQIRESVKPRAELSTIIMNKIGEEEMSNITRSRAAKARSGFIKKTAIAAAIAGVLGAGVLGAGFVSPAMAETLKKIPGIGILYQGTSPQSLELAKSQGILSQPGLSVTHNGVTLKLTDLLYDGTRLSFQLEHEGGLDFSGGTIGQLIEPPAVLADGQPVKFTSGAYGDIPYQDNAYLAELSGDLNLPNEFTLTVEAKVKSMNETFTFVAPVKIMDTALTVTPNITKTEGAFSYTVEQLKVTPVSTRLVLNSQGEVPQSAEQSGEYHASMMYYELVDDQGNSIDPNRYGFYDSKPKTEYHLNELYPPFANTPKTITIKPYTLTVKNDDFTIVGQKKDSNGNILPGSENLGKRTYLKNLETTITLQP from the coding sequence ATGGAACAATATCGGGAGCGAACAAGACATCCTGAGATGGATGCCATTGAACAACAGATCCGGGAGTCCGTTAAGCCAAGAGCGGAGTTAAGCACGATCATTATGAATAAGATTGGAGAGGAAGAAATGAGCAACATAACAAGATCAAGAGCAGCGAAGGCCAGATCGGGGTTCATCAAAAAAACAGCTATCGCCGCCGCCATCGCCGGGGTATTGGGTGCAGGCGTTCTGGGTGCTGGCTTCGTGTCACCGGCAATGGCAGAGACGCTTAAGAAAATTCCGGGGATCGGCATTCTTTATCAGGGAACAAGCCCACAGTCGCTTGAGCTGGCCAAAAGCCAGGGGATATTGTCACAGCCGGGTCTCAGCGTAACCCATAACGGAGTGACACTCAAGCTGACGGATCTGCTCTATGACGGCACACGGCTTAGCTTCCAGCTTGAGCATGAGGGCGGATTAGATTTCTCCGGCGGAACTATAGGACAGTTGATCGAGCCTCCGGCCGTCTTGGCTGACGGGCAACCGGTTAAATTCACTTCAGGAGCCTACGGCGATATTCCTTATCAGGATAATGCTTATCTGGCCGAGCTGTCGGGCGATTTAAATCTGCCGAATGAATTTACCCTGACGGTGGAGGCCAAGGTGAAGTCAATGAATGAGACCTTTACATTCGTTGCACCTGTAAAAATCATGGATACCGCGCTCACGGTTACTCCGAATATCACCAAAACAGAGGGTGCCTTCAGCTATACTGTCGAACAATTAAAGGTCACTCCGGTATCCACCCGTCTGGTTCTGAACAGTCAGGGTGAGGTGCCGCAATCCGCAGAGCAGTCCGGCGAATATCATGCCAGCATGATGTACTATGAGCTTGTAGATGACCAGGGCAATTCTATTGACCCTAATAGATACGGATTCTACGACAGCAAGCCGAAGACAGAATACCATCTGAATGAGCTGTATCCTCCTTTTGCTAACACGCCTAAGACCATAACCATCAAGCCGTATACTCTGACCGTTAAGAACGATGACTTCACCATTGTGGGGCAGAAGAAAGACAGCAATGGCAACATTCTGCCGGGAAGCGAGAATCTGGGCAAACGGACTTATCTGAAGAATCTGGAGACCACGATCACCCTCCAGCCTTAG
- a CDS encoding TolB family protein yields the protein MNHMSLRASGKIWSILLCGAVLLSVTACSTENTDTREVVEKAGRKITVLDNISEPVYTKLKLDGIQKVDGVRGTDFAGEDVMVVTKENRSLPPQVIEGQERYPLNLYLHTLSTGEEAPLQVGELNYGAPQISPDKTHIFFKELYDNTGFGYIMDLSGGAPVKVSDAEFRVEEGKWADDAHVIFPDMEGNIRSADLTGKQETILKTGIPYVHEVVQTGSRILYVTGEDSQLSAYDTVTKQTKVLRKNVIWAVPSPDGSLLAIVERTGRGEMTLKLCDSEGNEQSKLASGQQIFGTSWSPDGKLLSYAVTAAGSTDDQQDLFITEVETGEQTPVLNDFRLADSLHWSPSGKKLLATATVLKDNIYQFLTYVISLS from the coding sequence ATGAATCATATGAGCCTTAGAGCCAGCGGCAAAATCTGGAGCATTCTGCTCTGCGGAGCTGTTCTGCTATCAGTTACTGCCTGTAGTACTGAGAACACAGATACACGTGAGGTTGTAGAGAAGGCAGGCCGCAAAATTACAGTCCTCGACAATATCAGCGAACCGGTCTACACAAAGCTGAAGCTTGACGGCATACAGAAGGTGGATGGTGTGCGGGGGACGGATTTTGCCGGTGAGGATGTAATGGTAGTGACCAAGGAGAACCGCAGTCTCCCCCCGCAGGTGATTGAAGGACAGGAACGGTATCCGCTGAATCTCTATCTGCATACCCTGTCCACAGGTGAGGAAGCTCCGCTGCAGGTTGGAGAGCTGAATTATGGCGCGCCGCAAATCTCCCCGGACAAGACGCATATCTTCTTCAAGGAGCTGTACGACAACACAGGATTCGGCTATATTATGGATCTGTCCGGAGGTGCTCCGGTGAAGGTAAGCGATGCGGAGTTTCGGGTAGAGGAAGGGAAATGGGCGGATGACGCGCATGTGATTTTTCCTGATATGGAAGGCAATATTCGAAGTGCCGATCTAACCGGCAAGCAGGAGACGATCCTGAAGACGGGCATTCCCTATGTGCATGAGGTGGTTCAGACCGGCAGCCGGATTCTCTATGTTACTGGTGAAGACAGCCAGCTTAGCGCCTATGACACAGTGACGAAGCAGACCAAGGTGCTGCGAAAAAATGTGATCTGGGCGGTTCCCTCCCCGGACGGAAGCCTGCTGGCGATTGTCGAGCGTACCGGACGCGGAGAGATGACGCTGAAGCTCTGTGACAGCGAGGGCAATGAGCAGTCTAAGCTAGCATCGGGGCAGCAGATCTTCGGCACCAGCTGGTCGCCGGACGGCAAGCTGCTCTCTTATGCGGTCACGGCGGCCGGTTCAACGGATGACCAGCAGGACCTGTTCATTACCGAGGTGGAGACCGGAGAGCAGACGCCTGTGCTGAATGATTTTCGTTTGGCTGATTCTCTCCACTGGAGTCCATCCGGTAAGAAGCTGCTGGCTACAGCTACGGTGCTGAAGGATAATATCTATCAGTTTCTGACCTACGTGATCAGCCTGTCGTAA
- a CDS encoding sensor histidine kinase yields the protein MRISIKLKFSLFLAALLILAVGVLSYFVLRGVERNELGQTERSLAQHVNTVNLRVKQTYYTGARLTPQAFMQQRGKALAAELAGFTGLEVTLYDSQGQQAGTSAQDGPEPGPGKPDLSTALDYALNNKVAYQSEGDKLFYLAPLQGPEGQMGVVQLQYSLEGARSFQQTLLNLFLTTGGAVLVFSFILGYLYFNRAAASIGRLKKAAEDIRGANYITAPPVRRKDELGELAEGIYFMSREIERSIAAKDEERRKLQLAVEKLQALEQQQKQYIGNISHEFKTPLTSIKAYVDLLNMYDDDPKLLYDAKLSIAKETERLYEMVEKVLQLTALEKYDFESQAELLEVESTLRDICGRMKGKAERYGLTVTLDAQPAHIWIDRESFMHIFINLLDNAIKYNVPQGSIHLHSEIREQRVWITVQDSGIGIPEASREKIFEAFYTVNRDRSRASGGTGLGLSLVRNLVEKQDGTIALLEGSVEGAAFELSFPLVT from the coding sequence ATGAGAATCAGCATTAAGCTGAAGTTCAGCCTGTTCCTGGCGGCACTGCTGATTCTGGCCGTCGGCGTGCTGAGCTACTTCGTCTTGCGCGGCGTGGAGCGCAACGAGCTGGGCCAGACGGAGCGCAGTCTGGCCCAGCATGTCAACACGGTCAATCTGCGCGTGAAGCAGACTTATTATACAGGCGCGCGCCTTACGCCGCAGGCCTTCATGCAGCAGCGCGGCAAGGCGCTGGCTGCCGAGCTGGCCGGATTCACCGGCCTGGAGGTGACCCTGTACGACAGCCAGGGCCAGCAGGCGGGCACCTCGGCGCAAGACGGGCCTGAGCCGGGTCCGGGCAAGCCGGATCTCAGCACAGCGCTGGACTACGCGCTGAATAACAAGGTCGCCTACCAGAGTGAAGGCGACAAGCTGTTCTATCTGGCCCCGCTGCAGGGACCGGAGGGGCAGATGGGCGTGGTGCAGCTGCAGTATTCCCTGGAGGGCGCCCGCAGCTTCCAGCAGACACTGCTGAATCTGTTCCTGACGACAGGCGGCGCGGTGCTGGTGTTCAGCTTCATCCTGGGGTATCTGTACTTCAACCGTGCGGCTGCCTCCATCGGACGGCTGAAGAAGGCGGCGGAGGATATCCGCGGGGCCAACTATATCACGGCTCCGCCGGTGCGGCGCAAGGATGAGCTGGGGGAGCTGGCCGAGGGCATCTACTTCATGAGCCGGGAGATTGAGCGCAGTATTGCCGCCAAGGATGAAGAACGGCGCAAGCTCCAGCTGGCCGTGGAGAAGCTTCAGGCGCTGGAGCAGCAGCAGAAGCAGTACATCGGGAACATCAGCCATGAATTCAAGACACCGCTGACCTCGATTAAGGCGTATGTCGATCTGCTGAATATGTATGACGATGACCCCAAGCTGCTGTATGATGCTAAGCTGAGCATTGCCAAGGAGACAGAGCGGCTGTACGAGATGGTGGAGAAGGTACTGCAGTTGACGGCACTGGAGAAGTATGATTTTGAATCCCAGGCAGAGCTGCTGGAGGTAGAGAGTACGCTGCGCGATATCTGCGGACGGATGAAAGGCAAGGCGGAGCGCTACGGCCTCACAGTCACGCTTGATGCCCAGCCCGCGCATATCTGGATTGACCGGGAGAGCTTCATGCATATCTTCATCAATCTGCTGGACAATGCGATCAAATATAATGTCCCGCAGGGGAGTATTCATCTGCACAGCGAGATCAGGGAGCAGCGGGTATGGATCACCGTGCAGGATTCCGGCATCGGCATTCCCGAGGCGTCGCGGGAGAAGATCTTCGAAGCGTTCTATACGGTCAATCGTGACCGTTCCAGAGCCTCGGGCGGCACAGGGCTTGGTCTCTCGCTGGTCCGTAATCTGGTGGAGAAGCAGGACGGCACCATTGCCCTGCTGGAAGGCTCAGTCGAAGGAGCAGCGTTTGAGCTGTCTTTTCCGCTGGTGACCTGA
- a CDS encoding response regulator transcription factor: MKKILVVDDEPAIVSAIAYALRREGYEVDTAGDGEEALSKANTFRPNVLVLDVMMPKLSGYDVCRKLEDRDDIGIILLTVKNDIVDKIVGLELGADDYMTKPFEIRELLARVKALLRRLEKNTAEGRSELIEYGLLQVHPDRRSAELGGEPLELTPKEFDLLHLLLSHPQRVYMREELLEQVWDMDYAGGMRTVDIHIQRLRKKLGEPYQNILQTVYGVGYKAVPAGSYS; the protein is encoded by the coding sequence ATGAAAAAAATACTGGTCGTCGATGACGAACCGGCCATTGTGAGTGCGATTGCCTACGCGCTGCGGCGTGAAGGCTATGAAGTCGATACTGCCGGTGACGGGGAGGAAGCACTGAGCAAGGCGAATACCTTCCGTCCAAATGTGCTGGTGCTGGATGTAATGATGCCGAAGCTGAGCGGTTATGATGTCTGCCGCAAGCTGGAGGACCGTGATGATATTGGAATTATCCTGCTGACCGTCAAGAATGATATTGTTGATAAAATTGTCGGTCTGGAGCTGGGGGCAGACGATTATATGACCAAGCCCTTCGAGATCCGCGAGCTGCTGGCCCGGGTGAAGGCGCTGCTGCGCCGGCTGGAGAAGAATACGGCTGAGGGCCGCAGTGAGCTGATCGAATACGGTCTTTTGCAGGTTCACCCGGACCGGCGCAGCGCCGAGCTTGGCGGGGAGCCGCTGGAGCTGACCCCGAAGGAATTCGATCTGCTGCATCTGCTGCTCTCGCACCCGCAGCGGGTGTATATGCGCGAGGAGCTGCTGGAGCAGGTCTGGGATATGGACTATGCCGGGGGAATGCGAACCGTAGATATTCATATACAGCGGCTGCGCAAAAAGCTGGGTGAGCCCTACCAGAATATCCTGCAAACCGTCTACGGCGTAGGCTATAAGGCCGTGCCTGCGGGGAGCTACTCATGA
- a CDS encoding ArsR/SmtB family transcription factor, with protein MQANPNVAIIAALVSEASRAAILTVLLDGRFHSASELAYMARIKPQTASFHLAKLIDANVVAVEKQGRHRYFAIGGQEVAQVMESLLSIAPPVTVKSLRQSSQDKELRYARTCYDHLAGNVGVQLTNALLRNGILIEEEDRYTVTEHGEKFFADFGVDLNEAATKRRQFSHQCLDWSERRHHLAGALGNALLERVLELGWVRRLPGTRAVQVTNKGKAGFEEIFSLDLN; from the coding sequence ATGCAGGCCAATCCGAATGTTGCGATCATCGCAGCTCTAGTGAGTGAAGCTTCGCGGGCGGCAATATTAACCGTTTTACTGGATGGAAGGTTCCATTCAGCAAGCGAGTTAGCCTATATGGCAAGAATCAAGCCTCAAACGGCAAGCTTTCATTTAGCGAAATTGATCGATGCTAACGTTGTAGCTGTAGAGAAACAAGGGAGACATCGTTACTTTGCGATTGGAGGTCAAGAGGTTGCGCAGGTGATGGAGTCCTTATTATCTATTGCTCCGCCTGTGACCGTTAAGTCTTTAAGGCAATCCTCACAGGATAAGGAGTTGCGTTATGCCAGAACATGTTATGACCATCTCGCCGGGAATGTGGGGGTGCAATTAACTAATGCGTTGCTAAGAAACGGTATTTTGATTGAAGAAGAGGACAGGTATACGGTGACGGAGCATGGGGAGAAGTTTTTTGCCGACTTTGGCGTTGATTTGAACGAAGCTGCAACGAAACGCCGTCAATTCTCGCATCAATGCCTGGATTGGAGCGAACGCCGCCACCACCTGGCCGGAGCCCTAGGAAATGCCCTTCTGGAGAGAGTCTTGGAGCTGGGCTGGGTCCGGCGTCTGCCGGGTACACGTGCAGTACAGGTCACGAATAAGGGGAAAGCGGGTTTTGAAGAAATATTCTCCCTGGATTTGAATTAG
- a CDS encoding flavin reductase family protein, with protein sequence MNPTKQRMNTETIQPKILYYGTPVILLNTLNEDDTVNITPISSSWALGDCIVLGIGLGGKAIENLEQLPECVINIPGPSLWENVEQLAPYTGKNPVPDYKQQHGYSYQKDKYAASGLTPVSSKTVKPSRIMECPLQIEASVQHIRIPDHSPGFAIIEAQAVHVHAHQDIIIDDNHIDPLKWSPLIYNFRHYFGLGHQLGKTYRAET encoded by the coding sequence ATGAACCCTACGAAGCAAAGAATGAACACTGAAACGATACAACCCAAGATTTTATATTATGGAACTCCTGTCATCTTACTGAACACCTTAAATGAGGATGATACCGTCAATATCACCCCTATTTCGTCCTCCTGGGCCTTGGGAGACTGTATAGTACTAGGAATTGGCCTTGGGGGAAAAGCCATCGAGAACCTGGAACAGCTTCCCGAATGCGTCATCAACATCCCCGGCCCTTCACTATGGGAGAATGTGGAGCAGCTTGCTCCCTATACGGGTAAGAATCCTGTCCCTGATTACAAGCAACAACATGGGTACTCCTATCAAAAGGATAAATATGCTGCCAGCGGACTCACACCCGTATCGTCCAAAACAGTTAAGCCTTCACGAATTATGGAATGCCCGTTACAAATTGAAGCAAGCGTCCAACATATTCGTATACCGGATCATTCGCCTGGCTTTGCCATCATTGAGGCGCAGGCTGTTCATGTACATGCCCACCAGGATATTATTATCGATGACAATCATATCGATCCTCTGAAATGGAGTCCGCTCATCTACAATTTCCGCCATTATTTTGGTCTGGGTCATCAGCTCGGCAAAACCTACCGGGCAGAAACCTAA
- a CDS encoding helix-turn-helix transcriptional regulator → MNLRKGLSLTQTELSSLVGVSHQAVSKWEQGDCLPDIGVLLKLGQVFGKSVEELLLGDSVSGGSASDKIVSPPIELPDEVWTEALDHIQTRISPPSFNTWFKGTKGRQLGETYCVYSPSRFAAEWLYHRYSDLIVPVLEDITGTSGLKVEFCSTGAWDINRKD, encoded by the coding sequence TTGAACTTAAGGAAGGGGTTATCCCTGACCCAGACAGAGCTCTCCAGCTTAGTTGGCGTAAGCCATCAGGCGGTTTCCAAGTGGGAGCAGGGAGACTGCCTGCCTGATATCGGGGTGTTGCTGAAGCTTGGACAGGTCTTCGGGAAGTCGGTGGAAGAGCTTCTGTTAGGGGATAGTGTTAGCGGCGGTTCAGCTTCTGATAAAATTGTAAGCCCTCCCATCGAGCTGCCGGATGAGGTCTGGACTGAGGCTTTGGATCATATTCAAACCCGCATCTCGCCGCCCAGCTTCAACACCTGGTTCAAGGGCACGAAGGGGAGGCAGCTGGGGGAGACTTACTGCGTCTACAGTCCTAGCCGTTTTGCTGCAGAATGGTTATATCACCGCTATTCGGATTTAATTGTACCGGTTCTCGAAGATATTACAGGCACATCCGGCCTTAAGGTCGAGTTCTGCTCTACGGGAGCGTGGGACATCAACCGTAAGGATTAG
- a CDS encoding AraC family transcriptional regulator has translation MDALRLIQLWNQVTVRVLDVRLKQAGAGGDLKQYHLPASAFLFVFQGQGELWVDDEVWLCDRFYVLHAGKGAQVTIRSREALNVYIVLYKASLPASALHEFHRMLQESDPFLDNWGFPPIEPLALLELLQTICGSWLQGDEGLTRLSVKGDFIRFVHAVLSERLFRPGELSLSEQVIRYLSRNYRKPISLEELARQLNYSQQYISRKCKEQTGLSPLDYVIRFRMEDAKTLLAGTLATQQEIASHIGYPDLMYFNRMFKKYAGITPGQYRKRYGQSVSDYARNRSQSSVVPSRSLRYPFHVSDIDYQFQWNEANKMTRATRSMYAAMLLCLTVMLTACGGPVNNGSPTHSQVAVSASPTVTGANASSETKMVSTAFGDVEVPEHPKRIAAISYLGTVLALDVQPVAAESFLMSSPYLEGMLDVVTDVGDSLEKLLELNPDLIITHNPQPEVVEKYQKIAPTVSVPYNQFASIQDEILYFGNLLDRREAAEQWNEQFEKEITDIRAKVQQAVPEGKTLSIMQEYDGNVSLFGPKSGRGGRLMYEIMGLKPPAAVPGYMLEESYYEFSLEKLSEYMGDYLILTTDSSLESLQADPIWGSLGPIANNRVFIWTENQSWYRDPIAVKRQINELTDWIIEVANQ, from the coding sequence ATGGATGCTCTGAGACTTATACAATTATGGAATCAGGTGACGGTGCGCGTGCTTGATGTACGGCTGAAGCAGGCTGGAGCAGGCGGGGATTTGAAGCAGTACCATTTACCGGCGAGCGCATTTTTATTCGTTTTCCAAGGACAGGGTGAGTTGTGGGTTGACGATGAGGTATGGCTATGCGACCGTTTTTACGTGCTGCACGCCGGTAAAGGTGCTCAGGTGACGATCCGGAGCCGGGAAGCCCTAAACGTATATATCGTACTGTACAAAGCTTCGCTACCTGCTTCAGCATTACATGAATTTCATAGGATGTTGCAGGAATCCGATCCTTTTCTGGATAACTGGGGCTTCCCGCCCATTGAACCGCTGGCCCTGTTAGAGCTGCTTCAGACCATATGCGGCAGTTGGCTTCAAGGGGACGAAGGGTTGACCCGACTCTCGGTCAAGGGAGATTTCATCCGCTTCGTTCACGCGGTTCTGAGTGAGCGCCTGTTCAGACCCGGTGAGCTATCCTTGTCCGAGCAGGTCATCCGGTATTTGTCCAGAAATTACCGTAAGCCCATCTCCCTAGAGGAGCTTGCACGCCAACTGAATTACAGCCAGCAATACATATCGAGAAAATGTAAAGAACAGACAGGACTCAGTCCGCTGGATTATGTCATCCGTTTCCGGATGGAGGACGCGAAGACTCTACTGGCCGGTACGCTGGCAACACAGCAGGAGATTGCATCGCATATCGGTTACCCCGATCTTATGTATTTCAACCGGATGTTCAAGAAATATGCTGGCATAACACCGGGCCAATATCGTAAACGATACGGACAGTCCGTTTCAGATTATGCAAGGAATAGGTCACAATCGTCCGTTGTTCCGAGCCGGTCATTACGCTATCCTTTTCATGTGAGTGATATTGATTATCAATTTCAATGGAATGAGGCGAATAAAATGACCAGAGCAACCAGAAGTATGTATGCAGCGATGCTGTTATGCTTGACCGTGATGTTAACGGCTTGCGGTGGGCCGGTGAACAACGGAAGCCCAACGCACAGCCAGGTTGCCGTCAGCGCTTCTCCAACCGTTACCGGTGCTAACGCCTCTTCGGAGACTAAGATGGTTAGCACCGCTTTTGGCGATGTTGAGGTTCCTGAACACCCTAAGCGCATAGCGGCAATCTCTTATCTCGGTACTGTACTTGCGCTGGATGTTCAGCCAGTTGCAGCCGAATCGTTCCTGATGTCGAGCCCGTATCTGGAGGGAATGCTGGATGTTGTGACGGATGTCGGCGACTCGCTTGAGAAGCTGCTGGAGCTGAATCCGGACCTGATCATAACGCATAATCCACAGCCTGAGGTAGTTGAGAAATATCAAAAGATTGCACCAACGGTATCTGTGCCTTATAATCAGTTCGCATCTATTCAGGATGAAATACTGTATTTCGGCAATTTGCTGGACCGGCGCGAGGCCGCGGAGCAATGGAATGAACAATTCGAGAAGGAAATTACAGACATTCGGGCGAAGGTTCAACAAGCGGTTCCTGAAGGGAAGACGCTCTCGATTATGCAGGAGTATGATGGGAACGTGAGCCTGTTTGGTCCGAAGTCGGGCCGGGGCGGCAGGTTAATGTATGAAATTATGGGGCTGAAGCCGCCGGCTGCGGTTCCCGGATATATGCTGGAGGAATCCTACTACGAATTTTCACTGGAGAAGCTCTCAGAGTATATGGGGGATTATTTAATTCTGACCACAGACTCCAGCTTGGAATCGCTGCAGGCTGATCCGATATGGGGGTCGCTGGGCCCCATTGCCAACAATCGGGTGTTTATTTGGACGGAGAACCAATCCTGGTACCGTGACCCGATCGCTGTGAAGAGACAAATCAACGAACTGACCGATTGGATCATCGAGGTAGCTAACCAGTAA
- a CDS encoding DegV family protein, translated as MKSIAWVTDSTSTIDSEFAMNNHVYIVPLRLIVNNECYRENIDINADQFYDKMRQHDKVGSSQPPIGEFVELYERLKEEYDEIIAIHCSSELSGTFNTSMQAADIAGVNVMGIDSKVGAYPIREMLLRGIHWQQAGCSAQEIKHRIDNIIEEMSFYIIPASLSQLHRSGRLSGSQFLLGQLMRIHLLLRFDEGKIVVVDKIRTFKKTKQKLLETIQEENGRFQDVCIMHANNKEEALSLEWAIKAMSPSVRTEIMPFIPVVGAHMGEGTLALSWINRTALNSIDAEDEVLESVL; from the coding sequence ATGAAATCCATCGCCTGGGTGACTGACAGCACCAGCACCATTGATTCTGAATTCGCTATGAATAACCATGTGTATATCGTTCCCCTCCGTCTAATCGTCAATAATGAATGTTATAGAGAAAATATAGATATTAACGCCGATCAGTTCTATGACAAAATGCGTCAGCATGACAAGGTGGGCAGCTCCCAGCCGCCGATTGGCGAGTTCGTGGAATTATACGAGCGTCTGAAGGAAGAGTATGACGAGATTATTGCGATCCACTGCTCCTCCGAGCTTAGCGGAACCTTCAACACCTCAATGCAGGCGGCGGATATTGCTGGAGTGAACGTAATGGGTATCGATTCCAAAGTAGGCGCATACCCCATCCGTGAGATGCTGCTGCGCGGTATTCACTGGCAGCAGGCAGGCTGCTCTGCACAGGAGATCAAGCACAGAATTGATAATATAATTGAGGAAATGTCCTTCTATATCATCCCGGCCAGCCTAAGCCAGCTGCACCGCAGCGGACGGCTCTCCGGCTCCCAGTTCCTGCTGGGCCAACTGATGCGGATACATCTGCTTCTGAGGTTCGATGAGGGCAAGATTGTCGTTGTTGATAAAATCCGCACCTTCAAGAAGACGAAGCAAAAGCTGCTGGAGACCATCCAGGAAGAAAACGGCCGCTTCCAGGATGTATGTATTATGCACGCGAACAATAAAGAAGAGGCGCTGAGCCTGGAGTGGGCTATTAAGGCCATGTCCCCTTCGGTGCGTACAGAGATTATGCCCTTTATCCCGGTGGTAGGTGCTCATATGGGCGAGGGAACACTGGCGTTGTCTTGGATTAACCGTACGGCCCTGAATAGTATTGATGCTGAGGATGAAGTGCTGGAGTCTGTGCTCTAA
- a CDS encoding S66 family peptidase — MIRYPVLEAGAVIGVTAPSSGVGEALRELLELAVERLQKSGYGVVCGPTAWTQQKAKSAPAAVRAAEFNKMMADESIGLVMPPWGGELLIEMLELADFSKMKSKWILGYSDISVLLLAVTLKTGIATAHGTNFIDLRGEETDPTTAMWDKVLSTSSGGTVIQSSSQQYQLEWGGEPSPHVFNLTEATNWKTVGNHAIAMQGRLLGGCIDVIRHLIGTPYGDVRHFQQHYINNEPILWYLENCELSVTDLRRSLVQMKLAGWFEHCSGLMFGRSAANRPMDNYTVEDVYQELADELGLPVAYDIDCGHLPPQVTLVNGAFAEVVVGACKGTVTQYFRD; from the coding sequence ATGATCAGATATCCAGTATTAGAAGCAGGAGCCGTTATTGGTGTAACTGCACCCTCATCTGGAGTGGGGGAGGCGCTTCGTGAACTGCTTGAGCTGGCTGTAGAACGGCTGCAAAAAAGCGGGTACGGCGTAGTCTGCGGACCCACAGCGTGGACACAGCAGAAGGCCAAATCGGCCCCGGCCGCCGTACGTGCCGCTGAATTCAACAAAATGATGGCCGATGAGTCCATCGGACTCGTCATGCCGCCCTGGGGCGGGGAGCTGCTGATCGAGATGCTGGAGCTGGCGGATTTCAGCAAGATGAAGTCTAAATGGATTCTCGGGTATTCCGACATCAGTGTGCTGCTGCTGGCGGTCACTCTGAAGACGGGGATTGCCACTGCTCATGGCACGAACTTCATTGATCTCCGGGGAGAAGAGACAGACCCGACAACCGCCATGTGGGACAAGGTATTGTCCACTTCAAGCGGCGGGACTGTAATTCAATCATCCTCACAGCAATATCAGCTGGAATGGGGAGGCGAGCCGTCACCCCATGTGTTCAACCTTACAGAAGCAACTAACTGGAAGACGGTGGGCAATCACGCTATCGCCATGCAGGGGCGCCTGCTGGGGGGCTGCATTGACGTTATCCGGCATCTGATCGGCACCCCTTACGGAGATGTCCGGCACTTCCAACAGCATTATATCAACAACGAGCCGATTCTGTGGTACTTAGAGAACTGTGAGCTGTCCGTGACCGATCTGCGCCGCTCTCTGGTGCAGATGAAGCTGGCGGGCTGGTTCGAGCATTGCAGCGGTCTTATGTTCGGCCGTAGCGCGGCTAACCGCCCTATGGACAACTATACCGTTGAGGATGTCTACCAGGAGCTGGCCGATGAGCTGGGCCTGCCGGTTGCATACGATATCGACTGCGGGCACCTGCCACCCCAGGTTACTTTGGTGAACGGCGCTTTTGCAGAGGTAGTGGTTGGGGCATGTAAGGGAACGGTCACGCAGTACTTCCGGGATTAA